Proteins from a single region of Massilibacterium senegalense:
- the mobT gene encoding MobT family relaxase → MGGMHMNEVPWYQQLKEKRLAYGVSQNKLAVHVGISRQYISEIETGKITPTQTLQRAMFDILEQFNPEAPLEILFDYMRIRFLTTNPKPVIEEILRLKMEYMIHEDYAFYSYLEQYVFGDIVVMVSPDEDKGCLLELKGKGCRQFENFLLVQQRTWFDFFMDVFRVNGVFKRVDLAINDKTGILDIPFLTNKCRNEECISVFRSFKSYRSGELVHGEEKRDMGNTLYIGSLKSDVYFCVYEKDYEQYVKHGASLEDTDIKNRFEIRLKNDRAYHAVVDLMTYEDAGRTAFSIINRYIRFVDKDEKKRRSSWPMNAEWQRFLDLGENRKIYLTTKPEPYTFDKTLRWLARQVAPTWKLATKLDEINQTTVIKDMLDQAKLTKRHQQLLMQQALKTEDVIK, encoded by the coding sequence TTGGGAGGAATGCACATGAATGAAGTACCTTGGTATCAGCAATTAAAAGAAAAACGATTGGCATATGGCGTATCACAAAACAAACTAGCGGTACATGTAGGAATTTCAAGGCAATATATTAGCGAGATTGAAACAGGAAAAATTACACCGACCCAAACATTACAACGTGCGATGTTTGATATTTTGGAACAATTTAATCCAGAAGCACCTTTAGAAATCTTATTTGATTATATGCGAATACGTTTTTTAACAACGAACCCGAAACCTGTTATTGAAGAAATTTTACGGTTGAAAATGGAGTATATGATCCATGAAGATTATGCGTTTTATTCTTACTTGGAACAATATGTTTTTGGTGACATTGTCGTCATGGTTTCGCCAGATGAAGATAAAGGTTGTTTACTTGAACTCAAAGGCAAGGGTTGCCGTCAATTTGAAAACTTTTTATTAGTCCAGCAACGTACATGGTTTGATTTCTTTATGGATGTATTTCGAGTGAATGGTGTCTTTAAGCGAGTTGACTTAGCAATCAATGATAAGACAGGCATATTGGATATTCCATTTCTAACGAACAAATGCCGAAATGAAGAATGTATTTCCGTTTTTCGTAGCTTTAAAAGTTATCGTTCTGGCGAATTGGTTCATGGAGAAGAAAAACGTGATATGGGAAATACGTTATATATTGGTTCCTTGAAAAGTGATGTGTATTTTTGCGTGTATGAAAAAGATTATGAACAGTATGTAAAACATGGAGCATCACTTGAAGATACAGACATTAAAAATCGTTTTGAAATTCGATTGAAAAATGACCGTGCATACCATGCAGTTGTTGATTTAATGACGTATGAGGATGCGGGACGAACAGCTTTTTCTATTATTAATCGCTACATTCGATTTGTTGATAAAGATGAGAAAAAAAGACGAAGTAGTTGGCCAATGAATGCGGAATGGCAACGTTTTTTAGATTTAGGTGAAAACAGAAAAATTTATTTAACAACAAAACCTGAACCTTACACATTCGATAAAACACTTAGGTGGTTGGCTCGTCAAGTAGCCCCTACTTGGAAACTTGCAACTAAACTTGATGAAATCAATCAAACAACAGTGATTAAAGATATGTTAGATCAAGCGAAATTAACCAAACGTCATCAACAATTATTAATGCAACAGGCGCTTAAAACAGAAGATGTCATTAAATGA
- a CDS encoding DUF6037 family protein produces the protein MVILTNKKTKIRFNKLPFLLKDMEKKQWMIDSFFFEYKSEQYIVILTLYNEKERKPDKYAKAKVEFIKDNNTDHSIKGFIDFYEVHFDDFKEFCDFFGVESRNAGRNLFVDFADIFSNFIPEEKIIKKSERIQKIIGSRAEGNNPKAVYCYDVRRNGKKADGTSKKRTIANSNKAEMLRPELYETFRKDTNLSFYFSTEKADCKSDPEIKRTFAKR, from the coding sequence TTGGTAATTTTGACGAATAAGAAAACGAAAATACGTTTTAATAAATTGCCGTTTTTATTAAAGGATATGGAGAAAAAACAATGGATGATAGACTCTTTTTTCTTTGAATATAAAAGTGAACAATATATTGTTATATTAACTTTGTATAATGAAAAAGAAAGAAAACCAGATAAGTATGCTAAAGCTAAAGTAGAATTTATAAAAGATAACAATACGGACCACTCAATTAAAGGATTTATTGACTTTTATGAAGTTCATTTTGATGATTTTAAAGAATTTTGTGACTTTTTCGGTGTAGAAAGTAGAAATGCGGGGAGAAATTTATTTGTAGATTTTGCCGATATATTCTCTAATTTTATACCTGAAGAAAAAATAATAAAGAAAAGTGAGAGGATACAAAAAATAATAGGTAGTCGTGCAGAAGGGAATAATCCAAAAGCGGTGTATTGTTATGATGTTCGTCGTAATGGTAAAAAAGCTGATGGAACATCGAAAAAGCGCACTATTGCTAATAGTAATAAAGCAGAAATGCTTCGACCAGAACTATATGAAACATTTCGTAAAGATACTAATTTGAGCTTTTACTTTTCAACAGAAAAAGCTGATTGTAAAAGCGACCCAGAAATTAAGAGGACATTTGCAAAGAGATAA
- a CDS encoding conjugal transfer protein: MKKLKSYTRIWSVEKVIYAINDFRLPFPVTFNQMSWFVLSLLLVMLLGNLPPLSLINGALLKYVGIPVGLTWFMSQKTFDGKKPYSFLKSVITYFFRSKVTYAGKPIKLKRVKVNESITAVRSEVHALSD; the protein is encoded by the coding sequence ATGAAAAAATTAAAAAGTTATACACGTATTTGGTCGGTTGAAAAAGTGATTTATGCGATTAATGATTTTCGTTTACCCTTTCCTGTGACATTCAATCAAATGTCTTGGTTTGTACTTTCTTTACTACTTGTCATGTTACTTGGGAATCTTCCGCCACTCTCATTGATCAATGGGGCGTTATTAAAATATGTGGGAATTCCTGTTGGCTTAACATGGTTTATGAGTCAAAAAACGTTTGATGGCAAAAAGCCATATAGCTTTCTGAAATCCGTCATCACTTACTTTTTTCGTTCCAAAGTGACTTATGCAGGGAAGCCAATCAAATTAAAACGGGTAAAAGTGAATGAGAGTATTACGGCTGTGAGGAGTGAAGTCCATGCGTTATCCGATTAA
- a CDS encoding YdcP family protein: MRLAEGIVIDKEKTFGLLKFSSLRREVFLQNEDGTVSTEVKERTYDLKSREQGRMIQVSIPASVSLKDFDYNAEVELINPVADTVANATFRGADVDWYIKADDLVLKGKTTSPSTNNQKSTPNKDK; encoded by the coding sequence ATGAGATTAGCGGAAGGAATTGTCATTGATAAAGAAAAGACATTCGGATTATTAAAATTTTCGTCATTACGTCGGGAAGTGTTCTTACAGAATGAAGATGGCACAGTATCAACGGAAGTAAAAGAACGCACGTATGATTTAAAGTCTCGTGAACAAGGACGTATGATTCAAGTAAGTATTCCTGCATCCGTTTCATTAAAAGACTTTGATTATAATGCAGAAGTAGAACTAATTAATCCTGTTGCAGATACAGTCGCAAATGCAACTTTTCGTGGGGCAGATGTGGATTGGTATATCAAGGCAGATGACTTGGTTTTAAAAGGGAAAACGACATCGCCGAGCACTAATAATCAAAAATCCACTCCTAACAAAGATAAATAA
- a CDS encoding antirestriction protein ArdA yields MDMQVYIANLGKYNEGELVGDWFTPPIDMEDMKERIGLNSEYEEYAIHDYELPFEVGEYTPISEINRLCAMVEELEGSPIYHELSEIQGYWFDSLEELLENQDDIICYADCEDMEDVARYYVEETGMLGEVPTNLQNYIDYQALGRDLEINGSFLVTSHGVFEYVG; encoded by the coding sequence ATGGACATGCAAGTATATATCGCCAATCTTGGAAAATATAATGAGGGTGAATTGGTTGGAGATTGGTTTACACCACCGATTGATATGGAAGATATGAAAGAACGAATTGGCTTAAATAGTGAATATGAAGAATACGCCATACATGATTATGAATTGCCATTTGAGGTTGGTGAATACACTCCAATCTCTGAAATTAACCGGTTATGTGCGATGGTAGAAGAATTAGAAGGATCGCCGATTTATCATGAACTATCCGAAATTCAAGGCTACTGGTTTGATAGCTTAGAAGAATTGCTAGAGAATCAAGATGATATTATCTGTTATGCAGATTGTGAAGACATGGAAGATGTGGCTCGTTACTATGTTGAAGAAACAGGTATGCTTGGCGAAGTCCCTACTAATTTACAGAACTATATTGATTATCAAGCGCTTGGGAGAGATTTAGAAATAAACGGGAGTTTTCTTGTTACATCACATGGTGTGTTTGAATATGTTGGATAA
- the istB gene encoding IS21-like element helper ATPase IstB translates to MNETVKKLQSHFKQLRLAETAQELPQLLREAEKASWTYLEFLGAITQFELDKRERKSMERRMKWARFPSQKTVEDFNVAAQNALSQRQLAQLQELSWLEQSYNLILLGPPGVGKTHLAVGLGIEAIQKGFQVYFVTMGELIQLLKTQEFTHKSQVQIKRLQASDLVIIDDLMYMAMDQREANLFFQLIHFLYERSSIILTSNKNPEEWAELVGDEGVMTAILDRLLHRVEVINMNEDSYRMKNRQTIF, encoded by the coding sequence ATGAATGAAACGGTGAAAAAGCTACAATCACACTTTAAACAATTGCGCTTAGCAGAGACCGCCCAGGAGTTACCACAACTTCTAAGAGAGGCTGAGAAAGCGTCTTGGACATACCTTGAGTTTCTCGGTGCAATTACACAGTTTGAATTGGATAAAAGAGAACGAAAGAGCATGGAACGACGCATGAAATGGGCCCGCTTCCCTTCTCAAAAGACAGTAGAGGATTTTAACGTAGCTGCGCAGAATGCGCTGAGTCAGCGTCAACTTGCGCAGCTACAAGAATTAAGTTGGCTTGAACAGTCCTATAATTTGATTCTGTTGGGGCCACCTGGGGTAGGAAAAACACATCTTGCGGTGGGATTAGGAATAGAAGCGATTCAAAAAGGGTTTCAAGTCTATTTCGTTACCATGGGAGAGTTAATTCAACTGTTAAAAACGCAAGAATTTACACATAAATCGCAAGTACAAATCAAACGTCTTCAAGCATCTGATTTGGTTATAATTGATGATTTAATGTATATGGCCATGGATCAAAGAGAGGCTAATCTATTTTTTCAACTCATTCATTTTTTATATGAACGAAGTTCGATTATTTTAACGTCAAACAAAAATCCGGAGGAATGGGCAGAATTAGTCGGTGATGAAGGTGTGATGACAGCGATTCTCGATCGTTTATTACATCGCGTAGAAGTTATAAACATGAATGAGGATAGTTACAGAATGAAAAATCGGCAAACAATCTTTTAA
- the ltrA gene encoding group II intron reverse transcriptase/maturase produces MRNNEYYHLQDVFDELHEKASNEYYFRDLMRIITSEKNILLAYRTIKTNKGSTTPGTDGRDITYYKNWGQEKFIYYFQNKLSNYFPKSVRRVEIPKPNGKIRPLGIPCMDDRIIQQCIKQVLEPICEAKFHNHSYGFRPNRATSHAIARANYLMWKNQLHYVVDIDIKGFFDNVHHGKLSKQLWQIGIRDKNLLSIIRKILKSEIQGLGVPEKGTPQGGIISPLLSNVVLNELDWWLSNQWETFKPRHQYSNVENKSRALKTTNLKEFFFVRYADDFKLFCRDYQTAQKIFIATKQWLQERLGLEISPEKSKITNVRKGKTEFLGFKLYVKKKRNKYVTRSNISDKAKQTMKKTLKEQVKTIQRNPSEKEANRLNAMILGMHNYYRTATLCNMDFKEIYYSVNKSLECRLKSQLTVIPNKSKTYMKLYGSYNTPAKGIKGIALFPIFGCKYLSPPRFSQEINNYTKRGRLLIHDKLNGYRHLIYYLLKQKSYNKSVEYKDNSISLIAGQRGKCFVTNKPLVIGNMECHHKHPIHLGGTDEHSNLVWLQTNVHKLVHATQSKTINKYLNELNLDKNGMRKVNSLRLLAENLEITL; encoded by the coding sequence TTGCGAAATAATGAGTATTACCACTTACAAGACGTATTTGATGAATTACATGAAAAAGCCAGTAATGAGTACTATTTTCGTGATTTAATGCGAATAATTACTTCTGAGAAAAACATATTACTAGCTTACCGAACCATCAAAACTAATAAGGGATCAACTACGCCAGGAACAGACGGACGAGATATTACCTATTACAAAAATTGGGGGCAAGAAAAGTTTATATACTATTTTCAAAATAAACTTTCAAACTATTTCCCAAAAAGTGTAAGAAGAGTCGAAATTCCGAAACCAAATGGAAAAATAAGACCCCTTGGTATCCCTTGTATGGACGATAGAATTATTCAGCAGTGTATCAAACAAGTTTTAGAACCAATATGTGAAGCAAAATTCCATAATCATAGTTATGGCTTTCGCCCTAACAGAGCAACTAGTCATGCCATAGCTAGAGCAAATTATCTTATGTGGAAAAACCAACTGCATTATGTTGTAGATATTGACATTAAAGGATTCTTTGATAATGTCCACCATGGGAAATTATCAAAGCAATTATGGCAGATTGGAATTAGAGATAAAAACTTGTTGAGTATCATCAGGAAAATTCTAAAATCTGAAATACAAGGATTAGGTGTTCCCGAAAAAGGAACTCCGCAAGGAGGAATTATCAGTCCCTTACTTTCTAATGTAGTATTGAATGAATTAGATTGGTGGTTAAGCAATCAGTGGGAAACTTTTAAACCAAGACACCAATATAGCAACGTGGAAAATAAATCAAGAGCTTTAAAAACGACAAATCTAAAAGAATTTTTCTTTGTCCGATATGCGGACGATTTTAAATTATTTTGTAGAGACTATCAAACAGCTCAAAAGATATTTATTGCCACTAAGCAATGGTTACAAGAAAGATTAGGACTAGAAATTAGTCCTGAAAAATCTAAAATAACCAATGTGAGAAAAGGAAAGACTGAGTTTCTCGGTTTCAAATTATACGTTAAAAAGAAACGCAATAAATACGTCACAAGAAGTAATATCTCAGATAAAGCAAAACAAACAATGAAGAAAACGCTCAAAGAGCAGGTTAAAACTATTCAACGAAATCCAAGTGAAAAAGAAGCCAATCGGCTTAATGCCATGATACTAGGCATGCACAACTATTATAGAACTGCCACGCTGTGCAATATGGATTTCAAAGAAATTTATTACTCTGTCAATAAGAGCCTTGAATGTAGACTTAAATCGCAATTAACAGTCATACCAAATAAATCAAAAACCTATATGAAGCTCTATGGAAGTTACAATACACCAGCAAAAGGGATAAAAGGAATTGCCCTGTTTCCTATTTTTGGCTGTAAGTATTTATCCCCTCCTAGATTTTCTCAGGAGATAAATAATTATACCAAACGTGGAAGATTACTCATTCACGACAAATTGAACGGTTATAGGCATTTAATCTATTATCTATTAAAACAAAAATCCTATAATAAATCAGTTGAGTATAAAGACAACTCTATCTCCCTTATCGCTGGTCAAAGAGGCAAATGTTTTGTCACAAATAAACCTTTGGTGATAGGGAATATGGAATGTCATCACAAGCACCCGATACATTTAGGAGGGACAGATGAACATTCCAATCTCGTTTGGCTTCAAACCAATGTTCATAAATTGGTTCACGCTACTCAATCAAAGACAATCAATAAATATTTAAACGAGCTTAACCTTGATAAAAACGGTATGAGAAAAGTTAATTCTTTAAGACTACTCGCAGAAAATTTAGAGATAACCCTATAA
- the istA gene encoding IS21 family transposase: MLYIEIHQMYKRNFTVSQIAKQLKISRTTVYKYLDMTFEEVQEWFGMGMKKTKKLDEYLDWILAWLEEFPHLSAAQIKDWLIEKFPQLKVGDSTVRLYVREVREKYQIEKKAKIRHYEAVPLQPMGRQIQVDWGETKQKTIHNKEVKLYFIAFVLAHSRYKYMEWQDRPFTTKDAIRCHENAFQFFGGIPEEIVYDQDHLLTVSENAGDLILTTDFQVYVKERKFCVHLCRKADPESKGMIENVVKYIKGNFADSRVFKDIDDWNERAIQWLSRTGNHQVHYTTKKRPAEVFLLEKQHLQPVSPLLSYESTNGVSITRNVNKDNTIRYQSNRYSVPLGTYQSSGNNTVWIEVSGTHSDKLIIRSNKNGDVLAEHTISHEKGVLIKNRNHSRDRSKGIERLKQDVLEVLEYAPLASEYIDEVLARYPRYRRDQLELLCSVALQEPVWMEEALKKCVEEKLYSANDFRDVVSYLKQQSKGQVSSLNDFLPGSGKRINIQVETRPMSAYTSILGVMHYE; this comes from the coding sequence ATGCTCTATATAGAAATTCATCAAATGTATAAGCGAAACTTTACAGTTTCACAAATCGCTAAACAACTTAAAATCTCACGTACAACGGTTTATAAATACTTAGATATGACTTTCGAAGAAGTTCAAGAATGGTTTGGGATGGGCATGAAGAAAACAAAAAAGTTGGATGAATACCTTGACTGGATTTTGGCTTGGTTAGAAGAATTCCCACATCTTAGTGCTGCTCAAATCAAAGACTGGCTAATCGAAAAGTTTCCGCAATTAAAGGTTGGGGACAGCACAGTTCGCTTGTATGTTCGAGAAGTACGTGAAAAATATCAAATTGAAAAGAAAGCGAAAATACGTCACTATGAGGCCGTTCCGCTACAACCGATGGGAAGGCAGATTCAAGTAGATTGGGGTGAAACGAAACAAAAAACGATACATAACAAGGAAGTGAAACTCTATTTTATCGCTTTTGTCTTAGCCCATTCTCGTTATAAATATATGGAATGGCAAGATCGCCCGTTTACGACAAAGGATGCGATTCGTTGTCATGAAAATGCTTTTCAATTTTTTGGAGGGATACCCGAAGAAATCGTTTATGATCAAGATCATTTACTGACCGTGAGCGAAAACGCAGGAGATCTTATTTTGACAACGGATTTTCAAGTGTATGTGAAAGAGAGAAAGTTTTGTGTTCACTTATGCCGAAAGGCAGATCCAGAGTCAAAAGGAATGATTGAAAATGTCGTGAAATATATCAAGGGGAACTTCGCAGATAGCCGTGTTTTTAAGGATATCGATGATTGGAATGAACGTGCGATTCAGTGGCTTTCTCGTACAGGCAATCATCAAGTTCACTACACAACAAAAAAGAGACCTGCAGAAGTGTTTCTCCTCGAAAAGCAACACTTACAGCCTGTCTCTCCCTTACTTTCTTACGAAAGTACCAATGGGGTTAGTATAACAAGAAATGTGAACAAGGACAATACCATACGTTATCAATCAAATCGATATTCAGTTCCTCTCGGTACGTATCAATCAAGTGGGAACAACACAGTATGGATTGAAGTGAGTGGCACCCATAGCGACAAACTGATCATTAGAAGCAATAAGAACGGTGACGTTCTTGCCGAACATACGATTAGCCATGAAAAAGGTGTCCTTATAAAAAATCGAAATCACAGTCGAGACCGTTCCAAAGGGATCGAACGATTGAAGCAAGATGTGTTGGAAGTGTTGGAATATGCCCCACTGGCGAGTGAATACATCGATGAGGTTCTCGCTCGTTATCCTCGTTACCGTCGTGATCAATTAGAACTCCTTTGTTCAGTGGCTTTACAGGAGCCAGTATGGATGGAGGAAGCATTGAAAAAATGTGTAGAAGAAAAGCTATACAGCGCTAACGATTTTAGAGACGTTGTCTCTTATTTAAAACAGCAATCGAAAGGACAAGTATCAAGTTTGAACGACTTTCTGCCCGGTTCAGGAAAAAGAATTAATATACAGGTTGAAACACGCCCCATGAGTGCTTATACAAGTATTTTAGGGGTGATGCATTATGAATGA
- a CDS encoding DUF961 family protein translates to MSRSYNLYSDIQRADDIEVILPQEAGEKFFDHEEKVKLVNAKITAEGYKIGDRGFTKYILHADDMVKA, encoded by the coding sequence TTGTCACGTAGTTATAATTTGTATTCCGATATTCAACGTGCGGATGATATTGAGGTAATCTTGCCACAGGAAGCAGGAGAGAAATTCTTTGATCATGAGGAAAAAGTGAAGTTGGTCAATGCTAAAATTACCGCAGAAGGTTATAAAATTGGTGATCGTGGTTTTACAAAATACATTTTACATGCTGACGATATGGTTAAAGCATAA
- a CDS encoding FtsK/SpoIIIE domain-containing protein codes for MKFYRKRGKRIRPSDAFLFFQFIFFGLFGVWLVFFIPFHVKFLLSTTWELDLFQTHFVSMYGVTSLIISLVMVVICAFVYYRYRYNHLKQLMHRQKLAKMILDNQWYETKQVMNKGFFKDIPSSKAKEKISHFPKMYYRYEKGMIHIQVEITLGKYQEPLLNLEKKLESGLYCELISKELYDSYVEYVLFYDMIANRISIDEVIAQNGSLKLMKSMDWEYNQLPHMLIAGGTGGGKTYFILTLIEALLKTNAKLYILDPKNADLADLNTVMPDVYYKKEDMMTCIDQFYEAMMDRSEKMKQMQGYKTGENYAYLGLAPHFLVFDEYVAFMEMLASKESTAVLTKLKQIVMLGRQAGFFLILACQRPDAKYLGDGIRDQFNFRVALGRMSELGYGMMFGSDVQKQFFLKQIKGRGYVDKGDNVITEFYTPLVPKDHDFLKEIEKLAP; via the coding sequence ATGAAATTTTACCGAAAAAGAGGGAAGCGAATCCGACCGAGTGACGCCTTTCTCTTTTTTCAATTTATCTTCTTTGGACTGTTTGGTGTATGGCTTGTTTTCTTTATCCCTTTTCATGTAAAATTTTTACTTTCTACAACGTGGGAACTTGATCTATTTCAAACGCATTTTGTAAGTATGTATGGAGTAACTTCATTAATTATTAGTTTGGTAATGGTGGTAATATGTGCTTTTGTTTATTATCGGTATCGTTACAACCATCTAAAACAATTGATGCATCGACAAAAGCTCGCAAAAATGATTTTAGACAATCAGTGGTATGAAACAAAACAAGTGATGAATAAAGGGTTTTTCAAAGATATCCCATCTAGTAAGGCAAAGGAAAAAATCAGTCATTTTCCAAAGATGTATTATCGGTATGAAAAAGGCATGATTCATATTCAAGTAGAAATAACGCTTGGTAAATATCAAGAGCCACTGTTAAATTTAGAAAAGAAGTTAGAAAGTGGTCTGTACTGTGAATTGATATCGAAGGAATTATATGATTCCTATGTTGAGTATGTCCTGTTCTATGATATGATTGCGAATCGTATTTCGATTGATGAAGTCATTGCACAAAACGGTAGCTTAAAGCTCATGAAATCAATGGATTGGGAATACAATCAGCTGCCACATATGTTGATTGCCGGCGGAACAGGTGGTGGAAAAACATATTTTATTCTTACATTGATTGAAGCACTGTTAAAAACCAATGCGAAGTTATACATCTTAGATCCGAAAAATGCGGATTTAGCGGATTTAAATACTGTCATGCCCGATGTGTATTACAAAAAGGAAGACATGATGACATGTATTGATCAATTTTATGAAGCGATGATGGATCGAAGTGAAAAAATGAAACAGATGCAAGGGTATAAAACCGGGGAAAACTATGCTTATTTGGGCTTAGCTCCTCATTTTTTAGTTTTTGACGAATACGTGGCTTTTATGGAAATGCTTGCATCTAAAGAAAGTACGGCTGTATTAACGAAATTAAAACAGATTGTCATGTTAGGACGTCAAGCTGGATTCTTTCTTATTCTTGCTTGTCAACGGCCAGATGCAAAATATTTAGGGGATGGGATTCGTGATCAATTTAATTTTCGGGTTGCTTTAGGAAGAATGTCCGAACTAGGATATGGCATGATGTTCGGATCGGATGTCCAAAAACAATTTTTCCTAAAACAAATCAAAGGACGCGGGTATGTCGATAAAGGAGATAATGTGATTACCGAATTTTACACACCACTTGTGCCAAAGGATCATGACTTTTTAAAAGAGATAGAGAAACTAGCTCCATAA
- a CDS encoding DUF961 family protein, translated as MELKYVIPNMEKTFGNLEYAGEGKMEQRRINGRMTTLL; from the coding sequence GTGGAACTAAAATATGTAATTCCCAACATGGAAAAGACATTTGGAAATTTAGAATATGCTGGTGAAGGTAAGATGGAACAACGCCGTATTAATGGGCGTATGACAACATTGTTGTAA